A section of the bacterium genome encodes:
- a CDS encoding LacI family transcriptional regulator yields the protein MKPLMMKSKSNVTIKDIARKLKLHHTTVSRALRDHPDVKEETRRLILTTAQEMHYHPNSFAANLRNQKSNVIGVIVPELSHDFFSSIVSEVTNEADRHGYSVMICQSNESVDQENKNISALIRNRVAGVLASISQFTVNETPFRGIMDAGIPLVFFDRVCSGLQTSKVVIDFYQGACQVMAHLIDRGFHRIAHITGPADVAGARERLQAYRDVCRQRGLPIDEQLIVPGGFLVQNGVLAMERLLSLAQRPDAVFAVNDEVAIGAMIRLKEEGLQVPQDLAVAGFDNDKISAFITPSLTTVDVPRVEIGQKSVELLLRYLEPAQTAPEAVMVRLATKLVVRASTSRPSA from the coding sequence ATGAAACCACTCATGATGAAAAGCAAATCCAACGTCACCATTAAAGATATTGCACGCAAGCTGAAACTGCATCATACGACGGTGTCCCGCGCACTGCGCGATCATCCGGATGTGAAGGAAGAGACGCGTCGTCTTATTTTGACGACGGCGCAAGAGATGCACTATCATCCCAACAGCTTTGCCGCCAATCTCCGCAATCAGAAAAGCAACGTGATCGGAGTCATCGTTCCTGAACTGTCGCATGACTTTTTCTCTTCCATCGTCAGTGAAGTGACCAATGAGGCGGACCGGCATGGCTACTCGGTGATGATCTGTCAATCCAACGAGAGCGTGGATCAGGAGAATAAAAACATATCGGCGCTGATCCGCAACCGGGTGGCCGGCGTGCTGGCGTCCATTTCGCAATTTACGGTCAACGAGACGCCCTTTCGCGGCATTATGGACGCAGGTATTCCATTGGTTTTTTTCGATCGGGTGTGCAGCGGTCTGCAGACCAGCAAGGTGGTGATAGATTTTTATCAGGGCGCCTGTCAGGTGATGGCGCATCTGATCGACCGAGGTTTCCATCGCATCGCTCATATCACCGGCCCCGCCGACGTAGCCGGCGCCAGAGAGAGACTGCAGGCCTATCGCGATGTATGCCGGCAGCGTGGACTGCCGATCGATGAACAGTTGATCGTTCCCGGCGGCTTTTTAGTGCAGAACGGCGTCTTGGCTATGGAGCGATTGCTCTCTCTGGCTCAACGACCTGACGCCGTCTTTGCGGTCAACGATGAAGTGGCCATCGGCGCCATGATCCGCCTGAAAGAGGAGGGGCTCCAGGTCCCGCAGGATCTCGCGGTTGCCGGATTTGACAACGACAAGATATCTGCCTTTATCACTCCGTCCCTGACCACTGTGGATGTGCCGCGCGTGGAGATCGGCCAAAAATCCGTCGAATTGCTGTTGCGCTATCTGGAACCGGCGCAGACGGCTCCGGAAGCCGTGATGGTCCGGCTGGCCACCAAATTGGTGGTCCGGGCTTCAACCAGCCGCCCTTCGGCCTGA